One Chlorobaculum limnaeum genomic window carries:
- the secE gene encoding preprotein translocase subunit SecE — MKKYIEKADKYYRDVVGEMRKVSWPSREEVKDMTVVVLTVSGILALFTFAVDWVISTMMGKLL; from the coding sequence ATGAAGAAATATATCGAGAAAGCTGATAAGTACTATCGTGATGTCGTCGGCGAGATGCGCAAGGTGTCGTGGCCGAGCAGGGAAGAGGTGAAGGATATGACAGTTGTGGTGTTGACGGTTTCAGGTATTCTTGCCTTGTTTACCTTCGCAGTGGATTGGGTCATCAGTACGATGATGGGAAAATTATTGTAA
- the nusG gene encoding transcription termination/antitermination protein NusG, with the protein MSVKKKVMEDQHPPQLHWYALRIYSGHERKVKESIDMEVERCGLSDRIKQVYIPYERFVEVKNGKKRSLTKNAFPGYVLIEAVLDKQTRNLIMDIPSVMGFLGVDDNPTPLRPDEVEKILVPDGSIEHRAVVEAPFKVGDSVKVIDGPFSSLTGIVHEVCTERMKVKVMINFFGRSTPTELDFSQVKPVSQ; encoded by the coding sequence ATGAGCGTCAAAAAAAAGGTGATGGAAGATCAGCATCCCCCGCAACTCCATTGGTACGCTCTCAGGATCTATTCCGGCCATGAGCGCAAGGTCAAGGAGAGTATCGATATGGAGGTCGAACGGTGCGGCCTTTCCGATAGAATCAAGCAGGTATACATTCCCTACGAGCGTTTCGTCGAGGTCAAAAACGGCAAGAAGCGCAGTCTGACCAAGAACGCTTTTCCCGGCTACGTGTTGATCGAAGCCGTGCTCGACAAGCAGACCAGGAACCTGATCATGGATATCCCATCGGTCATGGGCTTCCTTGGTGTCGATGACAATCCCACCCCTTTACGTCCCGATGAGGTCGAGAAGATTCTCGTTCCGGATGGCTCTATCGAGCACCGTGCCGTAGTCGAAGCACCCTTCAAGGTCGGCGATTCGGTCAAGGTCATCGATGGTCCTTTCAGTTCGCTTACCGGTATTGTTCACGAGGTTTGCACCGAGCGGATGAAGGTCAAGGTCATGATCAACTTCTTCGGCAGGAGCACCCCGACCGAACTCGATTTCTCACAGGTCAAACCGGTTTCGCAATAA
- the rplK gene encoding 50S ribosomal protein L11, translating to MAKKITGFIKLQIPAGAANPAPPVGPALGQKGVNIMEFCKQFNARTQSEAGMIIPVVITVFSDKSFTFVTKTPPAAVLLLKEAKLQKGSGEPNRNKVGTVTMEQVQKIAELKRPDLNAVDLEGATQMVMGTARSMGIVVEG from the coding sequence ATGGCAAAAAAGATAACAGGGTTCATCAAGTTGCAAATTCCTGCAGGAGCCGCGAATCCTGCTCCCCCCGTCGGTCCGGCGCTCGGTCAGAAGGGTGTGAATATCATGGAGTTCTGCAAGCAGTTCAACGCCAGGACGCAGTCTGAGGCCGGCATGATCATCCCTGTGGTGATCACGGTCTTTTCAGACAAGTCTTTCACCTTCGTCACCAAGACTCCGCCCGCAGCCGTGCTTCTGCTCAAGGAAGCCAAGCTGCAGAAGGGTTCCGGCGAGCCGAACCGCAACAAGGTCGGCACCGTCACCATGGAACAGGTGCAAAAGATCGCGGAACTGAAGAGGCCTGACCTCAATGCCGTCGATCTCGAAGGCGCGACCCAGATGGTTATGGGCACGGCCCGCAGCATGGGTATCGTCGTCGAAGGCTGA
- the rplA gene encoding 50S ribosomal protein L1 has translation MAGKNYRNASAKVNRALEYELAEAIEKVKEITTTKFDATVDVAMKLGVDPRHADQVVRGTVMLPHGTGKTVSVLVVCKENKAEEAREAGADFVGFEEYIEKIQAGWTDVDVVVATPDVMGQLGKVARILGPRGLMPNPKSGTVTMDVAKAVREVKAGKIEFRVDKAGNIHAPVGKVSFDSDKLAGNITSFIKEVVRLKPSAAKGQYLQGITVSSTMSPGVKVKKEKFVA, from the coding sequence ATGGCAGGAAAAAATTACAGAAATGCAAGCGCCAAGGTGAACCGCGCTCTGGAGTATGAGCTCGCCGAAGCCATCGAGAAGGTCAAGGAGATCACCACCACCAAATTCGACGCCACGGTCGATGTCGCCATGAAGCTCGGGGTTGATCCCCGTCATGCTGACCAGGTTGTCCGCGGCACGGTCATGCTTCCTCACGGCACGGGTAAAACCGTCTCCGTGCTCGTTGTCTGCAAAGAGAACAAGGCGGAAGAGGCTCGCGAAGCTGGCGCCGACTTCGTCGGTTTCGAAGAGTATATCGAGAAAATCCAGGCTGGCTGGACCGATGTCGATGTGGTCGTCGCGACCCCCGACGTCATGGGTCAGCTCGGCAAGGTTGCACGAATTCTCGGCCCACGCGGCCTGATGCCGAACCCGAAATCGGGTACGGTCACGATGGATGTCGCCAAAGCCGTTCGCGAGGTGAAAGCCGGCAAGATCGAGTTCAGGGTTGACAAGGCAGGCAATATCCACGCTCCGGTCGGAAAAGTTTCGTTCGACAGCGACAAGCTGGCCGGCAATATCACCAGCTTCATCAAAGAGGTCGTTCGCCTGAAGCCTTCGGCTGCAAAAGGCCAGTACCTCCAGGGGATCACCGTTTCGAGCACCATGTCCCCCGGCGTGAAGGTGAAAAAGGAAAAATTTGTTGCCTAA
- the rplJ gene encoding 50S ribosomal protein L10: MKRDTKEQIAQEIAEKFQKSQGFYFTEFQGLDVKKMGQLRLEFRKAGIEYRVVKNTLIKKALKDAAEADKLAAGLKNTTAVAFSYDDPIAPAKIIRKFSKDNEALRFKMASIDGAVFGPDSLPQLSEMLSKTENIGRLAGLVNNMVASVPMVMNAVMRNLVSVIDQVGKLEK; this comes from the coding sequence ATGAAGCGTGATACAAAAGAGCAGATCGCTCAGGAAATAGCAGAGAAGTTCCAGAAGTCGCAGGGCTTCTACTTTACCGAGTTCCAGGGACTCGATGTCAAAAAGATGGGCCAGTTGCGCCTCGAGTTCCGCAAAGCCGGTATCGAGTACCGTGTGGTCAAGAACACCCTGATCAAGAAGGCGCTGAAGGATGCCGCCGAAGCCGACAAGCTCGCCGCAGGTCTGAAAAACACCACCGCCGTTGCTTTCAGCTACGACGATCCGATCGCCCCGGCCAAGATCATCAGGAAGTTCAGCAAGGACAATGAAGCGCTGAGGTTCAAGATGGCCTCGATCGATGGCGCGGTGTTCGGCCCCGACTCGCTGCCGCAGCTCTCCGAGATGCTCAGCAAGACCGAGAATATCGGCCGCCTTGCTGGTCTGGTCAACAACATGGTCGCTTCGGTGCCTATGGTCATGAACGCGGTGATGCGAAACCTCGTCTCCGTGATCGACCAGGTCGGAAAGCTGGAGAAATAA
- the rplL gene encoding 50S ribosomal protein L7/L12, producing the protein MSSIETLVEEIGKLTLTEASELVKALEEKFGVSAAPAVMAGAVMAAPAGEAAAAEEKTEFDVVLKAAGANKINVIKVVRAITGLGLKEAKDMVDGAPKTVKEAVSKDEAEKIAKELKEAGAEVELK; encoded by the coding sequence ATGTCATCTATCGAAACCCTTGTAGAAGAGATTGGTAAACTTACCCTTACCGAAGCTTCCGAGTTGGTGAAAGCACTTGAGGAGAAGTTCGGCGTGAGTGCTGCTCCTGCAGTCATGGCTGGCGCCGTTATGGCCGCTCCTGCCGGTGAAGCTGCCGCAGCAGAAGAGAAGACCGAATTCGACGTCGTGCTCAAGGCTGCCGGCGCCAACAAGATCAACGTCATCAAGGTTGTCCGCGCCATCACCGGCCTGGGTCTGAAAGAGGCCAAGGACATGGTTGACGGTGCTCCGAAGACCGTCAAAGAGGCTGTCTCCAAGGACGAAGCCGAGAAGATCGCCAAAGAACTGAAAGAGGCCGGCGCTGAAGTCGAGCTGAAGTGA
- the rpoB gene encoding DNA-directed RNA polymerase subunit beta gives MADATPTPCIDFSKIQSIVTPPDLLKVQLDSFHNFIQDSVPLEKRKDQGLEKVLRSAFPITDTRGLYLLEYISYSFDKPKYTVEECIERGLTYDVSLKIKLKLSYKDEADEPDWKETIQQEVYLGRIPYMTERGTFIVNGAERVVVAQLHRSPGVVFSEAVHPNGKKMYSAKIVPTRGSWIEFQTDINNQIFVYIDQKKNFLVTALLRAIGFARDEDILGLFDLVDEVEVSSKSSKREQLLGQYLASDIIDMNTGEVVPARAAITEEILEQIVMADYKKVKVMKASSPEKGVDKSVIINTILNDSSATEEEALEIVYEELRANEAPDIDAARSFLERTFFNQKKYDLGDVGRYRIQKKLQTELADLSAFLNEKPELKELSDAIYERILQTIRTYSEEPIGDDILVLTHYDIIAVINYLIKLVNGNAEVDDVDHLANRRVRSVGEQLAAQFVIGLARMGKNVREKLNSRDTDKIAPADLINARTVSSVVSSFFATSQLSQFMDQTNPLAEMTNKRRVSALGPGGLTRERAGFEVRDVHYTHYGRLCPIETPEGPNIGLISSLSVYAEINDKGFIQTPYRVVDKGQVTDTVLMLSAEDEENKITVPVSIPMDENNRIAAESVQARTKGDYPLVLAEDVNYMDVSPVQIVSAAAALIPFLEHDDGNRALMGANMQRQAVPLLVSDAPVVGTGMEAKVARDSRAVIVAEGPGVVQSVTADRIEVRYDLDPENATVSLLDPDEGVKVYKLIKFKRSNQDTCISQRPLVRNGQRVDTGDVLADSSSTDNGELALGKNVLVAFMPWRGYNFEDAIVLSERLVYDDVFTSIHVHELESNVRDTKRGEEQFTRDIYNVSEEALRNLDENGIVRIGAEVKERDILVGKITPKGESDPTPEEKLLRAIFGNKSSDVKDASMHVPAGMKGIVIKTKLFSRKKKVGMDVKEKMEAIDKQFDLKEADLRKRFAKWMKQHLDGKKSVAIQSDKGKVLVAEGTIIGDELLAKFNGLPFLESIDVTKGIVTGAKTNENVVRLIREYRLKLKDLADERENEKYKINVGDELPPGIEELAKVYIAQKRKIQVGDKMAGRHGNKGVVGKILPIEDMPFMADGTPVDIVLNPLGVPSRMNIGQLYETSLGWAGKKLGVKFKTPIFNGATYAEVQEQLENAGLPGHGKVKLFDGRTGEQFHDEVTVGYIYMLKLSHLVDDKIHARSIGPYSLITQQPLGGKAQFGGQRFGEMEVWALEAYGAANILREMLTVKSDDVIGRNKTYEAIVKGQNLPEPGTPESFNVLVRELQGLGLEIRIDDRVP, from the coding sequence GTGGCTGATGCAACACCAACACCCTGTATTGACTTTTCTAAGATCCAGAGTATCGTAACCCCCCCCGACCTTCTCAAGGTACAGCTCGATTCGTTTCATAATTTCATCCAGGACAGCGTTCCCCTTGAAAAACGCAAGGATCAGGGCCTTGAAAAAGTGCTCAGGAGCGCCTTTCCAATTACCGATACCAGGGGGCTCTATCTCCTGGAATATATTTCTTACAGCTTCGACAAGCCCAAGTATACTGTCGAGGAGTGCATCGAGCGCGGCCTGACCTACGATGTGTCGCTCAAGATCAAACTCAAGCTCTCCTACAAGGACGAGGCCGATGAGCCGGACTGGAAAGAGACCATCCAGCAGGAGGTCTATCTCGGCAGGATTCCCTACATGACCGAGCGAGGCACCTTCATCGTCAACGGCGCCGAGCGCGTCGTGGTGGCGCAGCTTCACCGTTCGCCGGGCGTGGTGTTCAGCGAGGCGGTGCATCCCAATGGCAAGAAGATGTACTCGGCCAAGATCGTGCCGACCCGCGGTTCCTGGATCGAGTTCCAGACCGACATCAACAACCAGATTTTTGTCTATATCGACCAGAAGAAGAATTTCCTGGTCACCGCCCTGTTGCGCGCCATCGGTTTCGCCAGGGACGAGGATATTCTTGGTCTGTTCGACCTGGTCGATGAGGTCGAGGTCTCCTCGAAAAGCTCGAAGCGTGAGCAGTTGCTCGGCCAGTATCTCGCTTCAGATATCATCGACATGAACACCGGCGAGGTCGTTCCCGCAAGGGCAGCCATTACCGAGGAGATCCTGGAGCAGATCGTCATGGCCGACTACAAAAAGGTCAAGGTGATGAAGGCCTCCTCACCAGAGAAAGGCGTGGACAAGTCGGTCATCATCAATACGATTCTCAACGACAGCTCCGCCACCGAGGAAGAGGCACTCGAAATCGTCTACGAGGAGCTTCGCGCCAACGAAGCGCCGGACATCGATGCCGCAAGGAGCTTCCTCGAACGCACCTTCTTCAATCAGAAAAAATACGATCTCGGCGATGTCGGACGCTACCGCATCCAGAAGAAGCTTCAGACCGAGCTTGCCGACCTGTCGGCATTCCTCAACGAAAAGCCGGAGCTGAAGGAGCTTTCCGACGCTATCTACGAGCGCATTCTCCAGACTATCCGCACCTACTCCGAGGAGCCGATCGGCGACGATATTCTCGTGCTGACGCACTACGATATCATCGCGGTCATCAACTACCTCATCAAGCTGGTCAACGGCAATGCCGAGGTCGATGACGTCGATCACCTGGCCAACCGCCGCGTGCGTTCGGTGGGCGAGCAGCTCGCCGCGCAGTTCGTGATCGGCCTGGCGAGGATGGGCAAGAATGTCCGCGAGAAACTCAACTCGCGCGATACCGACAAGATCGCTCCTGCCGATCTCATCAACGCGCGTACCGTCTCGAGCGTGGTGTCGAGCTTCTTCGCCACCAGCCAGCTCTCGCAGTTCATGGACCAGACCAACCCTCTGGCCGAAATGACCAACAAGCGCCGCGTGTCGGCTCTCGGCCCAGGCGGTCTGACCCGCGAGCGCGCAGGCTTCGAGGTTCGCGACGTTCACTACACGCACTACGGACGCCTCTGCCCGATCGAGACCCCTGAAGGTCCGAACATCGGTCTGATCTCGTCGCTCTCCGTTTACGCTGAAATCAATGACAAAGGCTTCATCCAGACGCCATACCGCGTCGTCGATAAAGGTCAGGTCACCGATACGGTACTGATGCTCTCCGCGGAGGACGAGGAGAACAAGATCACCGTGCCGGTCAGCATTCCGATGGACGAAAACAACCGCATCGCTGCGGAGTCGGTGCAGGCCAGAACCAAGGGCGACTATCCGCTCGTGCTGGCCGAGGATGTGAACTACATGGACGTCTCGCCGGTGCAGATCGTCAGCGCGGCGGCGGCGCTCATTCCATTCCTCGAGCACGATGATGGCAACCGCGCGCTCATGGGCGCGAACATGCAGCGCCAGGCCGTGCCGCTGCTCGTTTCCGACGCTCCGGTGGTCGGCACCGGCATGGAGGCCAAAGTCGCCCGTGACTCCCGCGCGGTGATCGTGGCCGAAGGTCCCGGCGTGGTGCAGAGCGTCACGGCCGATCGCATCGAGGTGCGTTACGACCTCGATCCGGAGAACGCCACCGTGTCGCTGCTCGATCCCGACGAAGGCGTCAAGGTCTACAAACTCATCAAATTCAAGCGCTCGAACCAGGACACCTGCATTTCGCAGCGTCCCCTGGTGCGCAACGGCCAGAGGGTCGATACCGGCGACGTGCTCGCCGACAGCTCCTCGACCGACAACGGCGAACTGGCGCTCGGCAAGAACGTGCTCGTAGCTTTCATGCCCTGGCGCGGTTACAACTTCGAGGACGCCATCGTGCTCAGCGAAAGGCTGGTGTACGACGACGTCTTCACCTCGATTCACGTGCACGAGCTCGAATCGAACGTGCGCGACACCAAGCGTGGCGAGGAGCAGTTCACCCGCGACATCTACAATGTTAGCGAGGAGGCTCTGCGCAACCTCGACGAGAACGGCATCGTGCGCATCGGCGCCGAGGTCAAGGAGCGCGATATCCTCGTGGGCAAGATCACCCCGAAGGGCGAGAGCGATCCTACACCCGAAGAGAAGCTGCTGCGCGCCATCTTCGGCAACAAGTCGAGCGACGTCAAGGACGCTTCGATGCATGTGCCTGCCGGCATGAAGGGCATCGTCATCAAGACCAAGCTCTTCAGTCGCAAGAAGAAGGTCGGCATGGATGTCAAGGAGAAGATGGAGGCCATCGACAAGCAGTTCGACCTGAAAGAGGCCGACCTGCGCAAGCGCTTCGCCAAATGGATGAAGCAGCACCTCGACGGCAAGAAGAGCGTGGCGATCCAGAGCGACAAGGGCAAAGTGCTCGTGGCTGAAGGTACCATCATCGGCGACGAGCTGCTGGCGAAGTTCAACGGCCTGCCGTTCCTCGAATCGATCGATGTCACCAAAGGCATCGTGACCGGCGCGAAGACCAACGAGAACGTCGTCCGCCTGATCCGCGAATACCGCCTCAAGCTGAAGGATCTGGCCGACGAGCGCGAAAACGAGAAATACAAGATCAATGTCGGCGACGAACTGCCGCCCGGCATCGAGGAGCTGGCCAAGGTCTATATCGCACAGAAGAGGAAAATCCAGGTCGGCGACAAGATGGCAGGCCGTCACGGTAACAAGGGCGTGGTCGGCAAGATTCTGCCAATCGAGGACATGCCCTTCATGGCGGATGGAACTCCGGTCGATATTGTGCTCAACCCGCTTGGCGTGCCGAGCCGCATGAACATCGGCCAGCTTTATGAAACCTCGCTCGGATGGGCTGGCAAGAAGCTCGGCGTGAAGTTCAAGACCCCGATTTTTAACGGTGCTACCTATGCCGAGGTGCAGGAGCAGCTCGAAAATGCCGGTCTGCCGGGTCACGGCAAGGTCAAGCTTTTTGACGGTCGCACCGGTGAGCAGTTCCATGACGAGGTCACGGTCGGCTATATCTATATGCTCAAGCTGAGCCACCTTGTCGACGACAAGATTCACGCCAGGTCCATCGGCCCATACTCACTCATCACCCAGCAGCCGCTCGGCGGAAAGGCGCAGTTCGGCGGCCAGAGGTTCGGTGAAATGGAGGTGTGGGCGCTCGAAGCATACGGCGCGGCCAACATCCTGCGCGAGATGCTCACGGTCAAATCCGATGACGTGATCGGCAGAAACAAAACCTACGAGGCGATTGTCAAGGGACAGAATCTTCCGGAACCCGGAACGCCTGAATCGTTCAACGTTCTTGTCAGGGAGCTGCAGGGTCTTGGTCTCGAAATCAGGATCGACGACAGGGTGCCCTGA